Sequence from the Corallococcus sp. EGB genome:
AGCGGCGAGGGGGTCTCCATGCGAGGGAGCATGGCGGAGGCGGGTGTTCACACGCAACGCACCCCCGGCGGGATTCGGTTGACCGCGCTCGCGGCCGAACGGATGCTCGTGAGCGCCCTCCAGCCGTGCCCGCCTGGCCCGCTGGGGACCCTCCCTGTCGCAGAGGCCCTTCATGCCGCAGACGAACCCGTTCCACTCGCTGGTGCCCCGGAAGCTGACGGACTCCGAACTGGCCCGCTCCATCCGGCTCAACATCGAGGCGGAGCTGGATGCCATCAACCTCTATGCCGCGCACCTGGACGCGACGGACAACGAGGAGGCGAAGGCCATCCTGCGGCACGTGATGGACGAGGAGCGCGAGCACGCCGCCCTGTTCTGGCAGCTCATCGCGCGGTTGGACCCGGAGCAGGCCCAGCACGACCGCGAGGCCTCGCAGAAGTACCACCTCATCACCACCGGCGCCCCTCACGAAGCGGTGGAGGCGGTGGGGGAGGGCGGTGGCGCCGAGCCCGCGGAGGTGGAGCTGCCCAAGCGCCTCACCGTGGGCAGCCTGCGCAAGTAGCGCGGCGGCCGGCTCAGCCGCCCTGGCCCTGCTGGGGCGGCGGATTCTGACGGCGCTCGGCCGGAGTGGCCTCCAGGTCCTGCGCCGCCATGTAGACGACGTTGCGCGTGCCGCGCTTGCCCCGGTACATGGCCCGGTCGGACAAATCCAACAGGTGGTCCTTGTCC
This genomic interval carries:
- a CDS encoding demethoxyubiquinone hydroxylase family protein translates to MPQTNPFHSLVPRKLTDSELARSIRLNIEAELDAINLYAAHLDATDNEEAKAILRHVMDEEREHAALFWQLIARLDPEQAQHDREASQKYHLITTGAPHEAVEAVGEGGGAEPAEVELPKRLTVGSLRK